One genomic region from Streptomyces sp. Li-HN-5-11 encodes:
- a CDS encoding uracil-DNA glycosylase has protein sequence METSSLAALDQRIADCRACPRLVAWREEVARTKRAAFADWAYWGRPVPGFGPPDARLLIVGLAPAAHGGNRTGRMFTGDRSGDVLYEALYDVGLASQPTSVAAGDGLELYGVRVTAPVHCAPPANRPTPGERDTCRSWLVQELGLLRPTLRAVVVLGAFGWQAALPAFAEAGWAVPRPRPAFAHGARVPLGGLDLFGCFHVSQRNTFTGKLTPAMLREVLIAAAEAAGSLPHGHGGN, from the coding sequence ATGGAAACCAGCAGCCTCGCCGCCCTCGACCAGCGGATCGCGGACTGCCGGGCCTGCCCGCGGCTGGTGGCCTGGCGTGAGGAGGTGGCCCGCACCAAGCGCGCCGCCTTCGCCGACTGGGCGTACTGGGGGCGGCCGGTGCCCGGTTTCGGGCCGCCGGACGCCCGGCTGCTGATCGTCGGCCTGGCCCCCGCCGCGCACGGCGGCAATCGCACCGGCCGCATGTTCACCGGGGACCGTTCCGGTGACGTGCTGTACGAGGCGTTGTACGACGTGGGACTCGCCTCGCAGCCCACCTCCGTGGCCGCCGGCGACGGCCTGGAGCTGTACGGCGTGCGGGTGACCGCGCCCGTGCACTGCGCACCGCCCGCCAACAGGCCGACGCCCGGCGAGCGGGACACCTGCCGGTCCTGGCTCGTCCAGGAGCTGGGGCTGCTGCGGCCCACGCTGCGGGCGGTGGTCGTCCTCGGCGCCTTCGGCTGGCAGGCCGCGCTGCCGGCGTTCGCCGAGGCGGGCTGGGCGGTGCCCCGGCCCAGGCCGGCCTTCGCGCACGGGGCGCGGGTGCCGCTCGGCGGCCTGGATCTCTTCGGCTGTTTCCACGTCAGCCAGCGCAACACCTTCACCGGCAAGCTCACGCCCGCGATGCTCCGGGAGGTCCTGATCGCGGCGGCGGAAGCGGCGGGATCGCTGCCGCACGGGCACGGCGGTAATTGA
- a CDS encoding RNA-binding S4 domain-containing protein encodes MASEGDQDRDGQASAEASGAAPDASAPPAAAAQPVDPKVAAAIAAAEAAGPAAGETVRIDSWIWAVRLVKTRSLGATACRGGHVRVNGERVKPAYSVRVGDEVRLRQEGRERVVVVRRLIRKRVGAPVAVQCYIDNSPPPPPREAVAPIAVRDRGAGRPTKRDRRELERLRALRGLGGPGAPGRPGDGSGGR; translated from the coding sequence ATGGCTTCCGAGGGTGACCAGGACAGGGACGGACAGGCCTCCGCCGAGGCGAGTGGAGCCGCGCCAGACGCATCGGCTCCGCCGGCTGCCGCGGCGCAGCCCGTGGACCCGAAGGTCGCCGCCGCCATCGCCGCCGCCGAGGCCGCCGGTCCGGCAGCCGGCGAGACCGTACGCATCGACAGCTGGATCTGGGCCGTGCGCCTGGTCAAGACCCGCTCCCTCGGCGCGACCGCCTGCCGGGGCGGACACGTCCGGGTGAACGGGGAGCGCGTGAAGCCCGCCTACTCCGTGCGCGTCGGCGACGAGGTGCGGCTGCGGCAGGAGGGCCGTGAGCGGGTCGTCGTCGTGCGGCGCCTGATCCGCAAGCGCGTCGGCGCTCCCGTGGCCGTCCAGTGCTACATCGACAACTCCCCGCCGCCCCCGCCCCGCGAGGCCGTCGCCCCCATCGCCGTCCGGGACCGCGGCGCCGGCCGCCCCACCAAGCGCGACCGCCGCGAGCTTGAACGCCTTCGCGCCCTGCGTGGCCTCGGCGGCCCGGGTGCGCCGGGCCGTCCGGGTGACGGTTCCGGGGGACGGTGA
- a CDS encoding DoxX family protein yields MSETTASVTPSTVAAEMPSARGRRTRAALRTVQVLLALFYGIASALPKLIAHPSAVESFVRIGWGSAGMYAIGALELAGAVGLLVPVLQSVAATGLSALMVGAFIVQLTVFDGQYAATPLILIVPLALIAWARRSSNAELLQLVRRRA; encoded by the coding sequence ATGTCCGAGACCACCGCTTCCGTCACGCCGAGCACCGTCGCCGCCGAGATGCCGTCGGCCCGTGGCCGCCGGACCCGTGCCGCCCTGCGGACCGTTCAGGTGCTGCTCGCCCTCTTCTACGGGATCGCGAGCGCGCTGCCCAAGCTCATCGCGCATCCGTCGGCCGTGGAGTCCTTCGTCAGGATCGGCTGGGGCAGCGCGGGCATGTACGCCATCGGTGCCCTGGAGCTGGCCGGAGCCGTGGGGCTGCTGGTCCCGGTGCTGCAGTCGGTGGCGGCGACGGGGCTGAGCGCGCTGATGGTGGGCGCGTTCATCGTCCAGCTCACCGTCTTCGACGGACAGTACGCGGCGACCCCGCTCATCCTGATCGTGCCGCTCGCCCTGATCGCCTGGGCCCGGCGGAGCAGCAACGCGGAGTTGCTGCAGCTGGTACGGCGACGGGCGTGA
- a CDS encoding class I SAM-dependent methyltransferase gives MELTFREGHQGTGPGTMTPDGCAVELYSRLPVGSEPDIIAAAVPPGAHILELGCGVGRVTHALLDRGFTVTAVDESPEMLERVRGARTICSPIEHLDLGESFDVVMLASFLVHAGDVEVRRGLLRACARHVAEGGCVLIQREGGDYHLNVPRERVDPAGFTVRIVSAEPVGDGVNSVRAEYVFPDATWTQAFLSRPLTKGQFEEALAEAGLEVDKNLTEDGVWVRARRAGKERGK, from the coding sequence ATGGAGCTGACATTCCGTGAGGGACACCAGGGGACGGGGCCGGGGACGATGACGCCGGACGGCTGTGCGGTGGAGTTGTACTCGCGGCTGCCCGTCGGGAGCGAGCCGGACATCATCGCCGCGGCCGTGCCCCCGGGCGCGCACATCCTGGAACTCGGCTGCGGAGTGGGGCGCGTGACCCACGCGCTGCTGGATCGCGGGTTCACCGTCACAGCGGTGGACGAGTCGCCGGAGATGCTGGAGCGGGTGCGTGGGGCCCGGACGATATGCAGCCCGATCGAGCACCTCGACCTGGGCGAGAGCTTCGACGTCGTGATGCTCGCGTCGTTCCTCGTGCACGCGGGGGACGTTGAGGTGCGGCGGGGACTGCTGCGTGCCTGCGCGCGGCACGTCGCGGAGGGCGGCTGCGTACTGATCCAGCGGGAGGGAGGGGACTACCACCTGAACGTGCCGCGCGAGAGGGTCGACCCCGCCGGTTTCACCGTGCGGATCGTGTCGGCCGAGCCGGTCGGGGACGGGGTGAACTCGGTGCGCGCGGAGTATGTGTTCCCGGACGCGACATGGACGCAGGCGTTCCTGTCCCGGCCGCTGACCAAGGGGCAGTTCGAGGAGGCGCTGGCGGAGGCGGGGCTGGAGGTCGACAAGAATCTGACGGAGGACGGGGTGTGGGTGAGGGCGCGCAGAGCGGGAAAGGAGCGCGGGAAATGA